TGGTCGCCGAGGACCTGAGCGATCGATTCACGGTCGTCATCCCTTCGCGTCCCGGGTACGGCCGAACCCCGCTGTCCACCGGCCGCACGCCCGAAGAGCAAGCCGACGCGTACGCCGCACTTCTCGACGAGATGGGAATCGAGACCGTCGCGGTGGCCGGAGCTTCGGGCGGAGGTCCCTCTTCCCTCGCGTTCGCGCGACGCTACCCGCGGCGCACGCGCGCACTGGTTCTGGCGTGTGCGATGTCGCCGTATCTAATCGAGGTTCCGACCGCCATGCGCTGGCTGACCTTGCCGCGCGGAGTCGGTGAGTTCACCTCGGGAATCGGACGGACCGTCGGCCGGCGCAGGCTGGAGAACGAGCGCGCCGTAACGCGCTGGGCGCAGAAGTCCCTGACGCCGGAGGAATTCGGATGGATGGCCGGAGACCCGCGGATCCGTGAGGATCTGATTCGCTTCGCGCGCACGCACCTGGACGCTCCATCGGGACTATCCGGCATGCGCAACGACCTCGTGCAGGTAAAACGAGCCAAGGCCGAGGGACCGCCGGCGCAGCCCGTCACCGCGCCGACGCTGATCCTTCACGGAGACGCCGACGCCGTCGTCGGACTCGATCACGCGCACTTCCACGCAAAGATGGTTCCGTTCTCAACACTCGAAATCTTCCCCGGGGCCGGTCATGTCTTTCTTCTGACGCGTCGCCGGCAGATCAGCAGACTGATGCGTAGGTTCTTCGTCGACAACGAAGGCCCCACACCGCAACGCGCCACGTCGGATCAGGGGGCAGGCATATGAGTTGGTCGGCCGGGTTCGGATGCGGGATCATCACGCCGGACGTTCCGGTAATGCTGGCAGGGTTCTCCGAACGGCAGCACCCTGCCGAGCGCGTTCACGACGAACTTCAGGCGCGCGCGCTGTACTTGTCCGACGGGACGCGCGCCGTCTGCCTGATCGTGTGCGACCTTCTGGGCATGTCGGCCGAATACGCCGAACCGGTGCGCAAAGCCATTGCGTCCAAGCTCGGCCTCGATTCCGCGGCCGTCCTGACCGCCGCGACCCACACCCACGCGGGCCCGAGCGCGCTTTCGGGAACCGCCGCGCTCGGTTGGCCCGAACCCGAGGGATACGTCGACATCCTCGTGCGCGGATGTCTGGCGGCAGCGGTCAAGGCAGAAGCCTCCGTCGCACCTGCGGAGTTGTTCTACGGGCGCGCGCCGCTTCCCGCCGACGTCTCCTATAACCGTCGCGGGCATCCCTACGACCCCTGGTTCGCGGTTCTGGACGTGCGCGACGCCTCGGGCGCGCGCATCGGCACCCTCGCCAACATCGGCGTTCATCCGGTCGTGCTCGGCTCGGGATGGCTCGAGGTGTCGGCCGACTGGGTTGGGTTCTTCCGGACCGAGTTGGAGCGCACTGCCGGTGGAACCACCGTGATGCTCTCGGGCGCTCTGGGCGACGTGAACCCCGTCGAGCGCCACACCGACGTTGAAATCCACCTCGCCGAAGCGGTCGAGGAAGCCGAAGCTATCGGGCGCGCACTCGCCGAAGCGGTCCACCACGCACTCGGCGCGGCGCGCCCGGTCGATGGCGCCCTCACGTACACCTCGCGCGCCATCGACGTCGCTGCGGGAGGAACGCCGCTGTCCCAGTTGCTCTCTCCCGGCGGCCGCATCGCTGTGGAATTCGTCAATTGGAGTATCGGTTCCGTTCCACTCGTCACCGCACCGGGCGAAGCTTTCCACGCACTCGGCAACGCGATCGCCGAAGCGCACGGCGGCAACGTGCTGATTGCAGGACTGTCCCCGGCGTGGAACGGGTACCTCCCCATGCCG
This window of the Actinomycetota bacterium genome carries:
- a CDS encoding alpha/beta hydrolase — protein: MTETISIVRTRNGPMEVSRTGSGPGVLVVHGIPGSWRQGFMVAEDLSDRFTVVIPSRPGYGRTPLSTGRTPEEQADAYAALLDEMGIETVAVAGASGGGPSSLAFARRYPRRTRALVLACAMSPYLIEVPTAMRWLTLPRGVGEFTSGIGRTVGRRRLENERAVTRWAQKSLTPEEFGWMAGDPRIREDLIRFARTHLDAPSGLSGMRNDLVQVKRAKAEGPPAQPVTAPTLILHGDADAVVGLDHAHFHAKMVPFSTLEIFPGAGHVFLLTRRRQISRLMRRFFVDNEGPTPQRATSDQGAGI
- a CDS encoding neutral/alkaline non-lysosomal ceramidase N-terminal domain-containing protein, producing the protein MSWSAGFGCGIITPDVPVMLAGFSERQHPAERVHDELQARALYLSDGTRAVCLIVCDLLGMSAEYAEPVRKAIASKLGLDSAAVLTAATHTHAGPSALSGTAALGWPEPEGYVDILVRGCLAAAVKAEASVAPAELFYGRAPLPADVSYNRRGHPYDPWFAVLDVRDASGARIGTLANIGVHPVVLGSGWLEVSADWVGFFRTELERTAGGTTVMLSGALGDVNPVERHTDVEIHLAEAVEEAEAIGRALAEAVHHALGAARPVDGALTYTSRAIDVAAGGTPLSQLLSPGGRIAVEFVNWSIGSVPLVTAPGEAFHALGNAIAEAHGGNVLIAGLSPAWNGYLPMPYGEGYEEMVSFGPDAVAAISAAMTKGS